GTCTCCCTCCGTGGCGAGCGCCTGGAGGTGGAGCTGCGCTCGGGGGTGGTGCAGACCATGGGTCCGTTCGAGGGTGAGCTCCTGGCGGTCGCCGCCTACGACGGCGGCGCCCGCGTGGCGGTGACGCCCTCGGCGGGGGTCCAGCTGGAGGGGGTGGGGCGCTACATGCACTTCCCCGAAGGGGGCTACCCGTACGCCGGGGGCTCCCTGCGGCTGTCGCGCGGGCCGGGCGCGGTGTGGGCCTTCGGCGGGAGCTGGTTCGCGGACACGACCGCACTCCCCGCCCCGCAGCTCGGCTACGGCGTGGGGGCGAGCGTTTCGGTGGGGCGGGGGGTGGAGGTCACCGCCGGGTGGCAGCAGGAGTCCAGCGAGCCGCTCTACCTGAGCGCTCCGCGGCGGACCTGGAACGTCCGGGTGAGCCGCACCCTGGGGCGGCCGGCGCCCCTGTCCGCCGTCCTCCCCCCCGTCCCCGCGGAGGGGACGGTGGCGATCCGCCTCCCCGCGTCGGCGGCGGAGTCGCCCCCTTCCGTGCTGGGCGACTTCACGGAGTGGAAGCCGGTCCCGATGGTCCGGAGCGGGGAGTTCTGGGTGGTGCACCTCCCCATCTCCTCCGGCGTGTACCACTACGGCTTCCGCACCGCGAAGGGGGAGTGGGTGCTCCCCCCGTCGGTCCGCCGCGTGGACGACGGGATGGGGGGCGAGTCGGCGGTGCTGGTGGTCCCGTGATACCGAACCGGACGAATTGTGACGGCGCGCCGCCCTGGCTCGTCTCAAGTGCAGGGCTCCATGGGGGAGCCGTTCCCGTCCTGCAAAGGAACCGTACGATGAAGCGGATCCTGTTCGCCGCCCTCCTGCTCCTGTGCGCGCCGCTCCCGGCGCTCGCGCAGGATGTGGCGAGCCCGGCACAGCGGATCGAGGCAGCCAGGAGGACCGCGGAGTCCGCGGGGATCCCGGCGTCGCTCCTGGAGAACAAGGTGGCCGAGGGCCGCGCCAAGGGGATTCCCATGGCGCGGATCGCGGCGGCCGTGGAGCAGCGGCTCGCGCTCCTCACCCGGGCCCGCGACGCCATGGCCGGCGAGGTGCGCGGCCCCCTGGCCCCCACCGACCTCCGGGTCGGGGCGGACGCGCTGGCCGCCGGCGTGAGCCCGGAGACCCTGGGGACCCTGGCCCGCAGCGCTCCCGGCGACCGCCGC
The genomic region above belongs to Longimicrobiaceae bacterium and contains:
- a CDS encoding glycogen-binding domain-containing protein, which translates into the protein MLLLLPTTASAQWVVDAAAGRALYDPVGQRVGAVNVSLGARYQGHGRWTYLAGGTDLGSLGLSWGAGGLGGRLGLLRRGDWELGVNLGGHLYGYSESHYQVNVGGRLVDVEEEADWGATLEAVPTVSLRGERLEVELRSGVVQTMGPFEGELLAVAAYDGGARVAVTPSAGVQLEGVGRYMHFPEGGYPYAGGSLRLSRGPGAVWAFGGSWFADTTALPAPQLGYGVGASVSVGRGVEVTAGWQQESSEPLYLSAPRRTWNVRVSRTLGRPAPLSAVLPPVPAEGTVAIRLPASAAESPPSVLGDFTEWKPVPMVRSGEFWVVHLPISSGVYHYGFRTAKGEWVLPPSVRRVDDGMGGESAVLVVP